One Lactobacillus crispatus DNA segment encodes these proteins:
- a CDS encoding IS982 family transposase, whose amino-acid sequence MNCLKLKRFSHHLQVSFKDLVIICRHWYRLYAPAEFTHRRNIDQIKTTDSLILALLIWQAKTGIESQRRFCECFNCLSHSRFNRRSRQLLQLIYQIRQEMNKKVDLNGHFLIIDSFPVPVCQPIRNYRAKIFRGYANIGYKATKKIYFYGFKVHAIVSDDGYILDYVVTKASVHDAKETVELMENAHPSNYYLLGDEGYLGKELHQQLKQMGYELWTPYRKNMTGAKKHNDHQLMAIRRTIESDFSLLTYYNAENNRARSLIGFQSRLEIAILAYNLAYCLERFN is encoded by the coding sequence TTGAACTGCCTTAAGCTTAAGCGTTTTAGCCACCATTTACAAGTTAGTTTTAAAGATTTAGTGATAATTTGTCGGCACTGGTATCGTTTGTATGCACCGGCTGAGTTTACTCATCGGCGAAATATTGATCAAATTAAAACTACGGACAGTCTGATTTTGGCTTTACTTATCTGGCAAGCTAAGACAGGAATTGAATCACAAAGAAGATTCTGTGAATGTTTCAATTGTTTATCACACTCACGTTTTAATCGGCGTTCACGTCAGCTATTGCAATTGATTTATCAGATACGGCAAGAAATGAATAAAAAGGTTGACCTGAATGGACATTTCTTGATCATTGACAGCTTTCCGGTACCTGTTTGCCAACCAATTCGCAACTATCGTGCTAAAATTTTTCGCGGTTATGCCAACATTGGTTATAAGGCCACCAAGAAAATTTACTTCTATGGTTTCAAAGTTCATGCCATTGTTAGCGATGACGGTTACATTCTTGATTATGTCGTAACAAAAGCATCAGTTCATGATGCCAAGGAGACAGTTGAACTGATGGAAAATGCACATCCATCTAATTACTATCTTCTTGGCGACGAAGGCTATTTAGGCAAAGAACTGCATCAACAGCTAAAACAAATGGGTTATGAACTTTGGACACCATATCGTAAAAATATGACAGGAGCTAAAAAGCACAATGATCATCAATTGATGGCTATTCGCAGAACAATTGAAAGCGACTTTTCGCTTCTGACCTATTACAATGCCGAGAACAATCGAGCACGTAGTCTGATAGGCTTTCAAAGCCGGTTGGAAATTGCAATTTTAGCTTATAATTTGGCTTATTGTCTAGAAAGATTTAACTAG
- a CDS encoding serine hydrolase domain-containing protein — protein sequence MIDFNKTQHLIESMVFERVVPGVNYTFIKNKQIFTSTTGFASIYPEVTQLSPFAEYDLASLTKVLATENVLLKLYDQGKLNFTEPLQQFIPEFKDPRVRLYHLLTHTSGIRGWIPHRDKLDHDALLQAIINLPVTDEFEHKMRYADTNFILLGLVIKKIFGKPVQEVVTEQVLNQMPLENTTFSPQKDDCVPTALVDGHVLQGIPHDPKARQLGIDCGSAGLFSNLQDLVTFAQGYLGLKDVLPYSQKTVSQLFDNKNPQGIKPRSWGWDLRFDPKQNYPIILHTGFTGTLIILDRIKRSGLILLTNRVHPTGHNTVFLAMREKIIRSFINENAKI from the coding sequence ATGATCGACTTTAATAAAACACAGCATTTAATTGAATCAATGGTTTTTGAACGCGTTGTTCCAGGCGTCAATTACACTTTTATCAAAAATAAGCAAATTTTTACATCAACTACTGGTTTTGCTAGTATCTACCCAGAAGTTACTCAGCTGAGCCCTTTTGCAGAATACGACCTAGCTAGTTTGACTAAGGTTTTAGCAACAGAAAATGTCTTGCTTAAGCTTTATGACCAAGGCAAACTTAACTTTACTGAGCCCTTGCAGCAATTTATTCCTGAATTTAAAGACCCGCGTGTACGCCTTTATCACTTGCTAACCCATACTAGTGGCATTCGTGGCTGGATCCCCCACCGCGACAAACTAGATCATGATGCCTTACTACAAGCAATTATCAATCTGCCAGTAACTGACGAATTTGAACACAAGATGCGGTATGCCGATACAAACTTTATCTTACTTGGATTAGTTATTAAAAAGATTTTTGGTAAACCTGTCCAAGAAGTAGTCACAGAGCAAGTCCTCAATCAAATGCCGCTTGAAAATACTACTTTTTCACCACAAAAGGATGATTGCGTGCCTACTGCCCTAGTTGATGGCCATGTCTTGCAAGGTATTCCACATGATCCTAAAGCTAGACAACTTGGAATAGATTGCGGTTCTGCTGGCTTATTTTCCAATCTTCAAGACTTAGTTACCTTCGCCCAAGGTTATTTAGGACTAAAGGATGTTTTACCTTATAGTCAAAAGACTGTCAGCCAGCTATTTGATAATAAAAATCCCCAAGGCATAAAACCACGCTCTTGGGGATGGGACCTTCGGTTTGATCCAAAGCAAAATTATCCGATCATTTTGCACACGGGTTTTACTGGTACTTTAATTATTCTTGATCGCATCAAACGCTCTGGTCTAATTTTATTGACCAATCGAGTTCATCCGACTGGACACAACACTGTTTTCTTAGCTATGCGCGAAAAAATTATCCGTAGTTTTATCAACGAAAACGCCAAAATATAA
- a CDS encoding glucose-6-phosphate isomerase: protein MSLIKFDSSKLTPFVHENELSEMQVMVNAANTELREGTGAGNDFRGWLDLPVDYDKDEFARIKKAAKKIQNDSDVLICIGIGGSYLGAQAAIEFLNSNFYGKADSDMPTVVFCGNSLSGSYLYDLIEWLGDKDFSINVISKSGTTTEPSVAFRIFKDKLIKKYGKEEAAKRIYATTDRQKGALKTEADAEGYEEFVVPDDIGGRYSVLTAVGLLPIAAAGADIDELMKGAADARADYTDTDLSKATPYQYAALRNILYRKGYTTEIVENYEPSLRMFGEWCKQLMGESEGKDNKGIWPSSANFTTDLHSLGQYIQEGLRNLFETVIRVENPRHDVKIPGDEKNLDQLNFLEGKSLNYVNDRAYEGVVLAHTDGGVPVMTVNIPDQSEHTLGYMIYFFELAIAISGYLNGINPFNQPGVEEYKRNMFGLLNKPGYEDLHDDLTKRL from the coding sequence ATGAGTTTAATTAAATTTGATAGTAGTAAATTAACTCCATTTGTTCACGAAAATGAATTAAGTGAAATGCAAGTTATGGTAAATGCTGCTAACACTGAACTCCGTGAAGGTACCGGTGCTGGTAACGATTTCCGTGGTTGGCTTGACTTGCCAGTAGATTATGACAAGGATGAATTCGCTCGTATTAAGAAGGCTGCCAAGAAGATTCAAAACGATTCAGATGTTTTAATTTGTATCGGTATTGGTGGTTCATACCTTGGTGCACAAGCTGCAATTGAATTCTTGAACAGTAACTTCTATGGTAAGGCTGACAGCGATATGCCAACTGTTGTCTTCTGTGGTAACTCACTTTCAGGTTCATACCTTTACGACTTAATTGAATGGTTAGGCGACAAGGACTTCAGCATTAACGTAATTTCTAAGTCAGGTACTACTACTGAACCATCAGTAGCATTTAGAATCTTTAAAGATAAGTTAATTAAGAAGTACGGTAAAGAAGAAGCTGCTAAGAGAATTTACGCAACTACTGACCGTCAAAAGGGTGCTTTAAAGACTGAAGCTGATGCTGAAGGTTATGAAGAATTTGTAGTTCCAGATGACATTGGTGGTCGTTACAGTGTTCTTACTGCTGTTGGTTTACTTCCAATTGCTGCAGCTGGTGCTGATATTGATGAATTGATGAAGGGTGCAGCAGACGCTCGTGCTGATTACACTGACACTGATTTGTCAAAGGCAACTCCATACCAATACGCAGCACTTCGTAACATCCTTTACCGTAAGGGTTACACTACTGAAATTGTTGAAAACTATGAACCAAGTCTTAGAATGTTTGGTGAATGGTGCAAACAATTGATGGGTGAATCAGAAGGTAAAGACAACAAGGGTATCTGGCCATCAAGCGCTAACTTCACTACTGACCTTCACTCACTTGGTCAATACATTCAAGAAGGTTTACGTAACTTATTCGAAACTGTTATCCGTGTTGAAAATCCACGTCATGATGTTAAGATCCCAGGCGATGAAAAGAACCTTGACCAACTTAACTTCTTGGAAGGTAAGAGCTTGAACTACGTAAACGATCGTGCTTATGAAGGTGTTGTTTTGGCTCACACTGATGGTGGTGTTCCAGTTATGACTGTTAACATTCCAGATCAATCTGAACACACTTTAGGTTACATGATTTACTTCTTTGAATTAGCTATTGCTATTTCAGGTTACTTGAATGGCATTAACCCATTCAACCAACCAGGTGTTGAAGAATACAAACGTAACATGTTTGGTCTTCTTAACAAACCAGGTTACGAAGATTTACACGACGATTTAACTAAGCGTCTTTAA
- the prfA gene encoding peptide chain release factor 1 translates to MDKVMAQLEGLVAHYEELQEMMADPEVINDTKRYMEISKEEADLREVVQKYKKYKEDKKEIEDNKEIISSETDPDLIEMAKEENSEIEKEIPELEDQIKILMLPKDPNDDKDIIMEIRGAAGGDEASLFAGDLLRMYEKYAERQNWKVSMIDSEPTEVGGYKRVAIMITGDKVYSKLKYENGAHRVQRIPVTESQGRVHTSTATVAVMPEYEQVDIDIDPKDIRVDVYRSSGAGGQHINKTSSAVRMTHLPTGIVVAMQDQRSQQQNREKAMQILKSRVYDYYESQNQAQYDAKRKNAVGTGDRSERIRTYNYPQNRVTDHRIGLTINKLDRVMNGELDEIIDALILYNQTKQLEELADQNA, encoded by the coding sequence ATGGATAAAGTTATGGCTCAATTAGAGGGTCTAGTAGCTCACTATGAAGAACTTCAGGAAATGATGGCTGATCCTGAAGTTATTAATGATACTAAGCGCTACATGGAGATTTCTAAGGAAGAAGCCGATTTGCGTGAAGTAGTACAAAAATATAAGAAGTACAAAGAGGACAAAAAAGAGATTGAAGATAATAAAGAAATTATCTCTAGTGAAACTGATCCTGATTTAATTGAAATGGCTAAGGAAGAAAATTCTGAAATTGAGAAAGAAATTCCCGAGCTTGAAGATCAAATCAAGATTTTGATGTTGCCTAAGGATCCTAACGATGATAAAGATATTATCATGGAAATCCGTGGTGCTGCCGGTGGTGACGAAGCTTCTTTGTTTGCTGGCGATTTGCTTAGAATGTATGAAAAATATGCTGAACGTCAAAACTGGAAGGTTTCAATGATTGATTCCGAACCTACTGAGGTTGGCGGCTATAAACGTGTGGCAATCATGATTACTGGTGACAAGGTTTATTCGAAATTAAAGTATGAAAATGGTGCACACCGTGTTCAACGGATTCCAGTAACTGAATCTCAAGGACGTGTTCATACTTCAACTGCCACTGTTGCTGTTATGCCTGAATATGAGCAAGTAGACATTGATATTGATCCTAAGGATATTCGTGTTGATGTTTACCGTTCAAGTGGTGCCGGTGGTCAGCACATTAACAAGACCTCTAGTGCCGTTAGAATGACTCACTTGCCAACCGGGATTGTAGTTGCAATGCAGGATCAACGTAGTCAACAACAGAACCGTGAAAAGGCAATGCAAATTTTGAAATCACGTGTTTATGACTATTATGAAAGTCAAAATCAAGCTCAGTACGATGCTAAGAGAAAGAATGCAGTTGGTACTGGTGATCGTTCCGAAAGAATTAGAACATATAACTATCCACAAAATCGTGTAACAGATCACCGCATCGGCTTAACCATTAACAAGCTTGATCGTGTGATGAACGGTGAACTTGATGAAATTATTGATGCATTAATTCTTTACAACCAAACTAAGCAATTAGAGGAGTTGGCTGATCAAAATGCCTAA
- a CDS encoding L-threonylcarbamoyladenylate synthase, translating into METKIFKKDQINDAVKLLAKGELVAFPTETVYGLGAIATKEKSVKGVYAAKGRPSDNPLIVTVSDEEMMAKYAKEVPERAKKLIKHFWPGPLTLLLFVKPGTLPDAVTGGLDTVAFRCPDDQLTHDLIAKLGYPIVGPSANTSTKPSPTTAEHVYHDLKGKIAGIIDDGPTRVGLESTIIDLSVETPIVLRPGEITPEELSEVLGEKVLINTGKVSDKDIPKAPGMKYRHYAPSEPVVVVDDPADFAKIDFNEKTGVAALAPVLAKINLPQANKFDLGKNLVDADHNLFGGLRYFDDQDDIETIYVQGFHEGEESLAYMNRLNKAAGGHHFNK; encoded by the coding sequence ATGGAAACGAAGATTTTTAAAAAAGATCAAATCAATGATGCAGTTAAGTTGTTAGCTAAGGGTGAATTGGTTGCTTTTCCAACTGAGACAGTCTATGGTCTAGGTGCAATTGCAACCAAAGAAAAGTCTGTGAAGGGCGTTTATGCTGCTAAGGGACGTCCAAGCGATAACCCATTGATCGTTACTGTTTCTGACGAAGAAATGATGGCTAAGTATGCTAAAGAAGTTCCAGAAAGAGCTAAGAAATTAATTAAACATTTCTGGCCAGGTCCTTTGACATTGCTATTGTTTGTTAAACCAGGAACTCTGCCAGATGCAGTTACTGGGGGACTTGATACTGTAGCATTTCGTTGTCCTGATGATCAATTGACTCATGATTTAATTGCTAAATTGGGTTATCCAATTGTAGGACCATCGGCTAATACCTCAACTAAGCCTAGTCCTACTACTGCAGAGCACGTTTACCATGATTTAAAAGGGAAGATTGCCGGAATTATTGATGACGGCCCTACTCGTGTGGGATTAGAATCGACAATTATCGACTTATCGGTAGAAACACCAATCGTTCTTCGTCCTGGTGAAATTACTCCAGAAGAGTTAAGCGAAGTTTTAGGTGAAAAAGTTTTAATTAACACGGGCAAAGTGTCAGACAAAGATATACCTAAGGCACCGGGGATGAAATACCGTCATTATGCGCCAAGTGAGCCGGTAGTCGTGGTTGATGATCCTGCTGATTTTGCAAAAATTGATTTTAATGAAAAAACTGGTGTAGCAGCTTTAGCGCCAGTTTTAGCTAAAATCAATTTGCCTCAAGCAAATAAATTTGACCTGGGTAAAAATTTAGTTGATGCCGATCATAACTTATTTGGTGGCTTGCGCTATTTCGATGATCAAGATGATATCGAAACTATTTATGTACAAGGATTTCATGAAGGTGAAGAAAGTTTAGCTTACATGAATCGATTGAATAAAGCTGCAGGTGGACATCATTTCAATAAATAA
- a CDS encoding thymidine kinase, with protein sequence MAQLFFRYGAMSSGKTIEILKVAHNYEAQGRKIALMTSGLDNRSGVGTVASRIGLHREAIPITADMNLFDYIKKMNKADVADGDGKLACVLIDEAQFLKRHHVLECAKIVDVFNIPVMTFGLKNDFQNHLFEGSENLLIFADKIEEMKTICHYCGHKATMNLRINNGKPVYEGEQVQIGGDESYYPVCRYHYFHPGVER encoded by the coding sequence ATGGCGCAATTATTTTTTCGTTATGGTGCAATGAGCAGTGGCAAAACAATTGAGATCTTGAAAGTAGCTCACAATTATGAAGCACAGGGGCGCAAGATTGCCCTAATGACCAGTGGCTTGGATAATCGTAGCGGTGTAGGAACGGTTGCTTCTAGAATTGGACTTCACCGAGAAGCAATTCCAATTACTGCTGATATGAATCTATTTGATTATATTAAAAAGATGAACAAAGCAGATGTTGCTGATGGTGATGGTAAACTAGCTTGTGTGTTAATTGATGAGGCACAATTTTTGAAGAGACATCATGTCTTAGAATGCGCTAAAATTGTGGATGTGTTCAATATTCCAGTAATGACCTTTGGCTTAAAAAACGATTTTCAAAATCATCTATTTGAAGGTAGTGAAAATTTATTGATTTTTGCTGATAAAATAGAAGAGATGAAGACCATTTGTCATTATTGTGGACACAAGGCAACAATGAATTTGAGAATTAATAATGGCAAGCCTGTTTATGAGGGTGAACAAGTGCAAATTGGTGGCGATGAAAGTTACTATCCTGTTTGTCGCTATCATTACTTTCACCCAGGTGTTGAAAGATAG
- a CDS encoding DHA2 family efflux MFS transporter permease subunit — MKENTKNVLAVLSAAFMSFVGILTETSLNVTFPTMMKQFGVGLDIIQWTTTGYLLAIAIIMICSSYLNERFTARQLFIVACVGFMIGSVISAVAPNFPILLLGRLISALGAGLSTPLMFNLVTEVMPREKWGVYMGIAGLVVAMAPTLGPAFGGITTFYLNWRWIFGFVTIFAIIVFVAGLFVVGKYHEQTKNSFDWLSFIVLAIAFITLTLGVNQISNGFVNPLMWILLIVTAILIWLFVRLSKKSSKKLLDLAVFKQKAFVYGALAYFLLQFNNIGISFVLPNYIQIVGKQTSLVGGLILLPGSIIAGLLNPYFGSLYDKKGAKLPLYLGGFLMAISCLLFAIFGLNLTVMMIIIIYGIMMLGHRMSFSNTLAEALKVEKGALRADATAVCQTSQQLAGSVGTTILAAIMSIWQKKGATSYALATAQGSQAAFYFTLLMALIILISYWKMFKAEK, encoded by the coding sequence GTGAAAGAGAATACTAAAAATGTTTTAGCAGTATTATCAGCTGCATTTATGTCATTTGTCGGAATTTTGACGGAAACTAGTTTAAACGTCACTTTTCCTACGATGATGAAGCAATTTGGTGTCGGTTTGGATATAATTCAATGGACGACAACAGGATATTTATTGGCGATTGCGATTATTATGATTTGTTCTTCATATTTGAATGAACGTTTTACTGCGCGGCAATTGTTTATTGTTGCTTGCGTTGGTTTTATGATTGGAAGCGTAATTAGTGCTGTAGCACCTAATTTTCCTATTTTACTGTTAGGTCGGCTGATTTCAGCTCTAGGTGCAGGATTAAGTACACCGTTGATGTTTAACTTAGTAACCGAAGTTATGCCTCGCGAAAAATGGGGCGTTTACATGGGAATCGCCGGCTTAGTAGTAGCTATGGCACCGACTTTAGGACCAGCATTTGGCGGTATCACTACTTTTTATCTTAACTGGCGCTGGATTTTTGGTTTTGTTACAATTTTTGCGATCATTGTTTTTGTTGCCGGGCTATTTGTAGTCGGTAAGTATCATGAACAAACTAAAAATAGTTTTGATTGGCTATCATTTATCGTTTTAGCTATAGCATTTATTACTTTGACATTAGGCGTAAATCAAATTAGTAATGGATTTGTTAATCCTTTAATGTGGATTTTATTAATTGTGACTGCAATTTTAATTTGGCTATTTGTTAGATTATCTAAAAAATCATCCAAGAAATTGTTAGATCTAGCCGTATTTAAGCAAAAAGCGTTTGTTTATGGTGCGTTAGCTTACTTTTTATTGCAATTTAATAATATTGGTATCAGTTTTGTATTGCCTAACTACATCCAAATTGTCGGAAAGCAAACATCTTTAGTTGGTGGTTTGATTTTGCTACCAGGTAGTATTATTGCAGGGCTACTCAATCCATATTTTGGTAGCCTATATGATAAAAAAGGAGCTAAATTGCCACTTTATTTAGGTGGCTTCTTAATGGCGATCAGCTGCTTGTTATTTGCTATTTTTGGCTTAAATTTGACTGTGATGATGATCATTATTATTTATGGCATCATGATGTTAGGACACAGAATGTCATTTTCTAACACGCTAGCTGAAGCTTTAAAGGTGGAAAAAGGAGCATTGCGCGCCGATGCAACTGCAGTTTGTCAGACTAGCCAGCAATTAGCCGGTTCTGTAGGAACGACTATCTTAGCAGCAATTATGTCGATCTGGCAGAAAAAGGGTGCAACGTCCTACGCACTAGCGACAGCTCAAGGTAGTCAGGCGGCCTTTTACTTTACCTTGTTAATGGCATTGATCATTTTAATTAGCTACTGGAAAATGTTTAAAGCAGAAAAATAA
- the prmC gene encoding peptide chain release factor N(5)-glutamine methyltransferase: MPKMTLKQMRIKAGESAENARPEDVDYVLAERLGLTPSEFELKQEMDLTADQIKQANKDIEKLAKGISPQYILGYAWFLGYKIMVQRGVLIPRFETEELVEWALQTLKSGDQVLDLGTGSGCITVALAKEAQKKGITDLTLYASDVTDTALRTSEENFLTYDLDVTTRKANVLLGLEEFDKIISNPPYIKTSEKNAMDENVLQNEPKEALFAGKDGLDFYKKFAKQVREHLNSHGEFFLEFGFSEEEQLKELFAKELPDFEIEFRKDMAGKPRMVHGRWKK; the protein is encoded by the coding sequence ATGCCTAAAATGACTTTAAAGCAGATGCGTATTAAAGCGGGTGAGAGTGCTGAAAATGCGCGTCCTGAGGATGTTGATTATGTTCTAGCAGAGCGCTTAGGCTTGACACCAAGTGAATTTGAACTGAAGCAAGAAATGGACTTAACTGCTGACCAGATTAAGCAGGCCAATAAAGATATCGAAAAATTGGCTAAGGGCATATCTCCACAGTATATTTTGGGTTATGCTTGGTTTTTGGGCTATAAAATTATGGTGCAACGCGGTGTCTTGATTCCTCGTTTTGAAACTGAAGAATTGGTTGAATGGGCATTGCAGACACTTAAATCAGGTGATCAAGTCCTTGACTTGGGTACCGGTTCTGGCTGTATTACCGTGGCTTTAGCTAAAGAAGCACAGAAGAAAGGCATTACAGATTTAACTTTATATGCTAGTGATGTAACGGATACTGCCTTAAGAACAAGTGAGGAAAACTTTTTAACTTATGATCTTGATGTAACTACTCGTAAAGCCAACGTGCTGTTGGGCTTAGAAGAGTTTGATAAGATCATCTCTAATCCGCCGTATATTAAGACAAGCGAAAAGAATGCAATGGATGAAAATGTCTTGCAAAATGAACCTAAAGAAGCTCTTTTTGCTGGCAAAGATGGTCTAGACTTCTATAAGAAATTTGCTAAGCAAGTGCGTGAGCATTTGAATAGCCATGGAGAATTTTTCTTAGAATTTGGTTTTAGCGAAGAAGAACAACTGAAGGAATTGTTTGCTAAAGAATTGCCTGATTTTGAAATCGAATTTAGAAAAGATATGGCCGGCAAGCCACGCATGGTTCATGGAAGGTGGAAAAAATAA
- a CDS encoding Mur ligase family protein, with protein MSFKSGIAKVAGKSSYWFLHNALKGGTSFPGKLAMKIDPEVLNSLAKGYETVIVTGTNGKTMTTALIVEALKKKYGDVLTNPSGSNMQQGIVTAFLAHKHKRVKRKIAVLEVDEANVKMVTKLLHPSVFVLTNIFRDQMDRYGEIYTTYDKIVNGIKLAPDATIIANGDASIFSSVELPNKKIFYGFKLPDDKPENDFKAPVNTDGVLCPKCDHILHYHERIYANLGDFFCPNCGYHRPDLTFTVNKIIDQTPNSSTFQMGNKQYSINIGGTYNIYNALAAYSVARHFGLTEAEVAQAFAENKRIFGRQELIHYGDKDIDLILVKNPVGLDEVLHMLNTEKDDYSLVALLNANHADGIDTSWIWDADFEGLDKEKIKKILVGGQRWHDMGFRLEIAGFDPGQMSTNPDDDSLIEEIKKLPTKKVYILSTYTAMLALRKKMAEKKIIKAGM; from the coding sequence ATGAGTTTTAAATCAGGAATTGCTAAAGTTGCCGGTAAATCAAGCTATTGGTTTTTGCATAATGCCCTTAAGGGCGGCACCAGTTTCCCAGGCAAATTAGCAATGAAAATTGATCCAGAAGTTTTAAATTCTTTAGCCAAAGGCTATGAAACTGTTATTGTCACGGGAACTAATGGTAAGACAATGACTACTGCTTTGATTGTTGAAGCTTTAAAGAAAAAGTATGGTGATGTGTTAACTAATCCATCTGGTTCCAACATGCAACAAGGAATCGTGACCGCTTTTTTGGCTCACAAGCACAAGAGAGTTAAAAGAAAAATCGCTGTTCTAGAAGTTGATGAAGCAAATGTTAAAATGGTGACCAAATTACTTCATCCTAGCGTCTTTGTATTAACCAACATTTTCCGTGATCAGATGGACCGTTATGGTGAAATCTATACCACTTATGACAAGATCGTTAATGGTATTAAATTAGCACCTGACGCTACAATTATCGCTAACGGAGATGCAAGCATTTTTTCATCAGTTGAATTGCCTAATAAGAAAATTTTTTATGGCTTTAAACTTCCTGATGACAAACCTGAAAACGACTTCAAGGCTCCAGTCAATACCGATGGTGTTCTTTGTCCAAAATGCGACCACATTTTACATTATCATGAACGTATTTATGCCAACTTAGGTGACTTCTTCTGTCCTAACTGTGGCTACCACCGTCCTGATTTAACTTTTACAGTTAACAAGATTATTGATCAAACACCTAATAGCTCAACGTTCCAAATGGGCAACAAGCAATATTCCATTAATATTGGTGGTACTTATAACATTTATAATGCCTTAGCCGCCTATTCTGTTGCACGCCACTTTGGATTAACTGAAGCTGAAGTTGCTCAAGCTTTTGCAGAAAATAAACGGATCTTTGGTCGTCAAGAATTAATTCACTATGGCGATAAGGATATCGATTTAATTCTAGTTAAAAACCCAGTTGGTTTGGATGAAGTCTTGCACATGCTTAATACAGAAAAAGATGATTATTCACTAGTTGCCTTGCTTAATGCCAACCACGCTGATGGAATTGATACTTCTTGGATTTGGGATGCTGATTTTGAAGGATTAGACAAAGAAAAGATTAAAAAGATCCTCGTCGGTGGTCAACGCTGGCATGATATGGGCTTTAGACTTGAAATTGCTGGCTTTGATCCAGGACAAATGAGTACTAATCCAGATGATGATAGCCTAATTGAAGAAATTAAAAAACTGCCAACTAAGAAGGTCTATATTCTTTCAACTTATACTGCAATGCTTGCACTTAGAAAGAAGATGGCCGAAAAGAAAATCATTAAGGCTGGTATGTAA